Proteins from a single region of Apium graveolens cultivar Ventura chromosome 7, ASM990537v1, whole genome shotgun sequence:
- the LOC141671336 gene encoding MICOS complex subunit MIC60, mitochondrial: protein MLRRSVLGLKQVSRIPTRARTQIPSHLFARKDFSAASKSNASGEPGAPGDPSGSSSNMTKAVVGSLALGFAGIAAYQTGYLDRFLVNEQNSTHGNKAGSSDQHLQVSSEQHQKSETAEYLKDTTDVNSLSKSEDDSKLQAAVPLGSPQPDASPNLDHNLASSAQSSEATDPGSTNNVTQVEKNQHSMSPEVSLVEKNEPVNAAVKVTHANEVPKEELNTPHQKIHTTALEDNADNSKEQSSTLLNEYHLLDNTEEASATSRSELKHSDGEVEVLTDSHVNKDGQLIFDFLQAIHAAEQRQAALDAQKFGEEKRIMKEKYEKELRDAIARELMYAEREAILDKELNKEKVKAAAALKSLQEQLEEQLKTELEQKEAETAEELKKLEELGKAEVASAIASEKASQIEKMAEADLDIRALCTAFYARSEEARQSHSIYKLTVGALAIQDALSKGLPIEKEIKALYTYLEGIEKDSLLDVVLSSIPEESRTCGTDTLLQLNQKFDALKGTLRHFSLIPPGGGGILVHSLASVASLLKVKEADQSGDGIESLINRVEIFLADGKLLEAADTLEDGLKGSEASGVVADWVQKARNRAITEQSLSLLHSYATAASLS, encoded by the exons ATGTTACGGAG GTCTGTTTTGGGGCTAAAGCAAGTTAGCAGGATTCCGACACGAGCTCGAACTCAG ATACCCTCTCATCTTTTTGCAAGGAAAGATTTCTCAGCTGCATCTAAGAGTAATGCCTCTGGGGAACCAGGTGCTCCAGGCGATCCATCTGGGTCGAGTAGCAATATGACAAAAGCTGTCGTTGGAAGCCTGGCCCTTGGTTTTGCTGGTATAGCAGCTTACCAGACCGGGTACTTGGATCGTTTCCTTGTCAATGAGCAGAATAGCACTCATGGGAACAAAGCTGGCAGCTCTGATCAACATCTTCAAGTTTCAAGTGAACAGCATCAAAAATCAGAGACTGCTGAATACTTGAAAG ATACCACTGATGTTAATTCCTTGAGCAAAAGTGAAGATGATAGTAAATTGCAAGCAGCAGTGCCACTGGGATCACCTCAGCCTGATGCTTCTCCAAATTTAGATCATAATTTGGCTAGCTCTGCTCAAAGCAGCGAGGCAACGGATCCTGGAAGCACAAACAATGTAACTCAGGTTGAAAAGAATCAGCACTCAATGAGTCCAGAAGTGAGTCTTGTTGAAAAGAATGAGCCGGTTAATGCAGCTGTTAAAGTCACACATGCTAATGAAGTTCCTAAAGAAGAGCTGAATACGCCACACCAGAAGATTCATACAACTGCACTAGAG GATAATGCAGATAACAGTAAGGAACAATCAAGTACCCTCTTAAACGAATATCATTTACTAGATAATACCGAAGAAGCCTCTGCAACCTCACGTTCTGAACTGAAG CATTCAGATGGGGAAGTTGAAGTTTTGACGGATAGTCATGTAAACAAGGATGGCCAGTTGATTTTTGATTTCTTACAAGCCATTCATGCAGCTGAACAGAGACAAGCTGCATTAGATGCTCAAAAATTTGGTGAAGAAAAGAGGATAATGAAG GAAAAGTATGAGAAGGAGCTTAGGGATGCAATCGCTAGGGAACTAATGTATGCTGAAAGAGAAGCAATACTGGACAAG GAATTGAATAAAGAAAAAGTTAAAGCAGCTGCTGCTCTCAAGTCCCTCCAAGAACAGTTAGAAGAACAACTCAAGACGGAGCTTGAACAGAAG GAAGCTGAAACAGCTGAAGAACTGAAGAAATTGGAAGAGTTGGGGAAAGCAGAAGTGGCTTCAGCAATTGCAAGTGAGAAGGCATCTCAGATTGAAAAAATGGCAGAAGCAGATCTTGAT ATAAGGGCCCTGTGCACAGCTTTCTATGCAAGATCTGAAGAGGCCCGTCAAAGTCATTCTATTTATAAGTTGACTGTG GGCGCTCTTGCAATACAAGATGCACTTTCTAAAGGGCTTCCTATTGAGAAAGAGATAAAAGCTCTGTACACTTACCTTGAAGGCATTGAAAAAGACTCACTTTTGGATGTGGTTTTATCATCCATTCCCGAAGAAAGTCGGACCTGTGGAACAGATACTCTATTGCAACTGAACCAAAAG TTTGATGCATTGAAAGGAACACTTCGTCACTTTAGCCTGATTCCACCAGGTGGCGGAGGCATTTTGGTGCATTCTTTGGCTAGTGTTGCGTCCTTGCTGAAG GTCAAGGAGGCTGACCAATCAGGTGATGGTATTGAATCTTTAATAAACAGGGTTGAAATTTTCCTAGCTGATGGGAAACTCTTGGAAGCAGCTGATACTTTGGAGGATGGCCTCAAAGGAAGCGAAGCATCAGGAGTAGTTGCTGATTGGGTTCAAAAAGCAAGGAACAGAGCAATCACAGAGCAGTCATTATCTCTATTGCACTCGTATGCTACTGCTGCCAGCCTCTCTTAA